The Rahnella aquatilis CIP 78.65 = ATCC 33071 genomic sequence GAATTTGCTTTCGAGTACGCCGCGCGCCGAAATACGGCTGGACTGCTGGGAAACCCACGCGCCGATCTGGCTGTCTTTCGGGCGACTGGTGAAGTATTTCATCACTTCCAGCGTCGACAGACGTTCGGCCTGACCGAGTACAATCACCTGCCGGTCCAGCATGTGCCATGGGAACAAAAGACTGATGCGTGCGTTGTTTGCCAGTTGCTGCGCCTTGCGGCTGCCCAGATTGGTATAAAACACCAGTCCCTTTTCGTCATAATGCTTGAGCAGCACAATGCGCTGGAAAGGTTGTCCGCGCTCATCAACCGTCGCCACCACCATCGCCGTCGGGTCAGCCAGACGGGCATCACAGGCCTGTTTCAGCCAGTGTTCAAACAAAGGCAGTGGCTCAGGGGTTAAATCAGCACGACGCAGCCCGCCACGGGTGTATTCGCGGCGCGAGTCCGCAATATCAAACTCTTTGTTATCAGACATATGGATTCAGTTGCGTATCTAAGGAAGGTAAACGCATTGTGCACCCGCCGCGTCAGGATCTCAATGTTCCTGACGCGGGGTGAGCAAGCGCAGCCAGCGCAACGGCAACGCGAAGCAGGAAGGGTAGGTTTATTTTTGGACGCAGTCGTCGATAATCACATTCTCACCGCGCTGCACAAAAGCCTGATTACCTTTAGACCAGAACGTGTAACGGCCATCGCTGTATTGCGTGCCGGAAGCAGCCTCAACCTGTTTCAGTTTCAGCTGTTCACCATCGAGAACCATATTGACCTGCTGCGCCGGTTTATCCAGCGTGACTGTCAACGGTAAGGTACCGCACTGGTAGTGCAATTCTTCTGTCGGACTTTCGGTCTGGTGGCTGAACTGGCTGCATCCTGCCAGTGTTAATCCTGCTAACGTAGCGATAATCGCCTTCTTCATTCGGTACTCCCTGATGGTCTTTAATGATCTCTTTTATTTACCACGCCCGCAGGCGTAGCACATTGAGATAAAACCGAGAACGCATCAGGGACGGATTGAAACGACCGGATAAATCGCGCCGAGCAGCGTTTCACGACTTGCGCCTGTGACCGACGGCAAATTGCCAGGCTGACCGGATAGCGTGCGGAATGCCAGCCAGGCAAACGCCAGTGCTTCCATGTCATCACCGCTGATACCGCAGGCATCCGTGGTGCAAACTTCCGTGCCCGGCAGCATCGCGGAGAGCCTCGCCATCAGTAACGGGTTGCGCGCCCCGCCGCCACACACCATCAGCCGGTCGCAGCCGCCGGTCAGTTGCACCTGCTCGGCAATGCTTACCGCAGTCAGTTCAGCCAGCGTCGCCTGCACATCCGACGGGGAGATGTCCGAAGCACGCGCCAGTTGCTTTTCCAGCCACCCCATATTGAAATATTCGCGCCCGGTACTTTTCGGTGCCGGTTCGGCAAAGTAAGGATCCGACAACATCTGCTGGAGCAAACGTAAGTTCACCCGCCCCTGATTTGCCCATTCAGCGCCTTTATCATACGGCTGTGCGAGATGACGCCAGATCCACGCATCCATCAGCATATTTCCCGGACCGGTGTCGTAACCCCGCACCGGCTGGCCCGGCAACAGCATCGAAAGATTCGCGATGCCGCCGATATTAAGGATCATGCGACGTTCGGCGGGATCAGCCAGCAATGCCTGATGGAAAGCAGGCACCAGAGGCGCGCCCTGACCGCCCCACGCCATATCCCGGCGACGAAAATCGCCCACGGTGGTAATGCCGGTCATGGCCGCAATGCGGTTATTATCCCCCAGTTGCATCGAAAACGTCGTGTCGCCTTTCGGCTGATGCCAGACAGTTTGCCCGTGGCAACCAATGGCGGTCACTTCGTCAGGCGAGATATTGGCACTTTTCAGCAAGCCCAAAACGGCCTCACCAAACAAAATACCCAACTGAGTATCGAGCGTCCCGACCTGTTCGAGTGTGACCGGTTGCCCCTGGCACATGCCGAGGATCGCGTTTTTCAAAGCTAGAGGAATAGGATGTGAATAGCTGGCTTGCTGCGCGACCCTATGCTCATCTATTGCAGCCAGCACGACGTCGACACCGTCGAGACTGGTGCCGGACATCACACCGATATAGCGACCTGACTTCATAGATAACATCCTTAACTCTCCAGGAAAAAGGTCAGAAAAAGTAATCACTACAGAGTAATCGGTATTTGAAGGGCAACGCCATGAGTTACTGAATTTTTATTACATCGTGTGATGACTTCGTGTTTTTCTTGTTACGTTTTTTATCACTGAAAATACCGGTGTACTAAAAACCAGCAATTACAACATTTCATGTCGGTATTTTTGATTGAGCCATTCGCTGTCTAAAACGTAAACCTGCGTTTATTATTAGTTGAACAGGCCTTCTGTATACTAGGTGAAAGTGAAACAAATATGGTATATGACACCTTCGACACTGATGTTGAACTTGTTTACTGTTTTTTCTCTGTTGTTGCCGCTACTCTGAAACGTGTGCAGCAGCATAATAAAGGAGCTATTTATGATTAAGCGTTTACTTGTCGTCGCCCTTGCCGGCGTTTCCCTTGCTGGCTGCGTGAGCGATAACTCTCTGTCCGGCGATGTCTACTCCGCATCCCAGGCGAAGCAAATTCAGCAAGTGACCTACGGGACCATTGTGTCTACCCGTGCAGTACAAATCCAGGGTGGTGATGATGCAAACATCGTCGGCGCACTGGGTGGTGCAGTATTGGGTGGTTTCCTGGGGAATACCGTCGGTGGTGGCACTGGTCGTAGTCTGGCAACCGCTGCAGGTGCAGTCGCAGGTGGCGTTGCCGGTCAGGGTGTGCAAAGTTCGCTTAACCGTTCAAACGGTGTAGAACTGCAGATTCGTCGTGATGACGGTTCGACCATTCAGGTGGTTCAGAAAGCCGGTGCAACCAAATTCAGCGTCGGTCAGCGTGTCAGCATGGCCAGCAGCGGCAGCACCATTACTGTCTCTCCTGGCGCCTGATTTCCCCTGCCTCAACGTAAAAAACCGAAGCCAGTGGCTTCGGTTTTTTTATGGGTAATTCTTTTCTGTCCGGACAAATGCAACGCTGTGTGACGCAATATAAAGTCGGTTCTTATGATTTGCTTTGCAGGGAAGCAATATTTTTTTCCAGCCGGGACAACATCCCGCCCAGGAGTTCGATTTCCGAAGAAGACATGCCGGACAAAATCTCTTTACGCGTGGAATCAATAACGGATTCCATTTCATTAATGATCGGCGCGGCTTCTTCAGTCAGCTTGATCCGCTTGGCGCGGCGATCGCTCGCACACGTCTGACGGGTGATCAGCTTCTTTTCTTCCAGTTGATCGAGCGTACGAACCAGAGACGGTTGCTCAATCCCGATGGCTTTCGCCAGCTGAATTTGAGACTGCTCCGGAGGTAACATATTGATATTATGCAGTGTTACCCAATGTGTTTGCGTGAGTTCCAACGGTTTTAACCGATCGTCAATCAACGCACGCCAGGCACGAACTAATCGTGCTAGATCTGACCCCAGATTCGATTCCAATTATCCCCTCCTTATAATTAGCATGCTAAGATAACTCCCCAGAGTTTAGCTTAGTTTTAGGAACATTAATCGAGAAATTACAATTCTATATATAATAGTAGGTACGATTGCATCCGGAAGCGCGGCCTCTGCTTCCAAAGGTAAGCTTGTTTATAACACAATCACCGGCAGAGATTAATATTGTGAATGCGCAAATGTTTCACTCAGGCTTCCCGCTACAGGATCTGGTCCTGGGTGCCTCACTTTATTTCCCCCCGATGTTCAAAGCTTTTTTACTGGGGTTAGTATTCTGGCTTTTGATACACCGCGTGCTGCGTGATTGGATTTATTCCGGTGAAGTCTGGCATCCCACCCTGATGGATTTATCTCTTTTTGTGATCTCTATTTGTGCCGCACTGATGCTTATGGTGAACCTCTGAAATGAAATTTAAGACGCTAAAATATTTCTCTACCGTGCTGGTTTTTGCGGTCGCAATTTGTGCAGGCTGGTGGATGTGGAATTATTATATGCAATCGCCCTGGACGCGTGACGGCAAAGTACGCGCCGAAATTGTCAATATCACGCCGGAAGTTTCCGGGCGCATTATTGAAATAAATATCCATGATAACCAGTTTGTTAAAAGCGGATATCCGTTATTCAGTCTGGATCCGGTGCCTTTTAAAATCGCTGTCGATAATGCCGACGCTGCGGTAGCTAAAGCCGCCGCTGATTTAGCCAAAGCCAATCACGAAGCCCACCGACGACGGGGGCTTGGCGCTAATATTATTTCCGCCGAATCGCTTGATGAAGCCAATATCAATGCCAAAGCCATGCAGGCAGCCTATCAGGCTGCACAGGCGTCATTAGAACAGGCCAAATGGAATCTGAGCAAAACCACTATTGTTGCGCCAGCTGATGGTTATATCACCAATCTGCAAACCCGCCGCGGAAACTATGCCACTGCAGGGACACCGCTGGTCGGGCTGGTGGATATTCATTCTTTCTATATTCTTGGGTATTTTGAAGAAACAAAACTCAAAAATATTCGCGAAGGCAGCATGGCGGATATCACGCTATTTAACGGCAATACTCCGTTGCAGGGCCGGGTCGAAAGTATTGGCCGGGCTATTTATGATCAGAGCCTCGATACGCCGGAAGATTTGCTGATGAATGTGAAACCGAACGTGCCGTGGGTACGGCTGGCACAGCGCGTACCGGTACGTATTAAGCTTGAGAACGTGCCGGAACATGCAGTGCTGGTCGCCGGGACCACCTGCACCATTTCGATTCGCCATTAAGGCCGTGCAGTGAATCTTTCCTGGCTCGAATGGAAAAATACGCCGTGGGGAAAAGCCACGTGGGGACAATGGCGCTATGCCCTGCGTAATTCCATCGCAATGATACTTGCACTTTATATCGCTTTTGAATTTCAGATGGACGAGCCTTACTGGGCCCTGACCTCGGCGGCAGTGGTGAGTTTCCCCACCGTCGGTGGCGTTATCAGTAAAAGTATCGGGCGGATCATTGGCAGTCTGCTGGGTGCCATGGGCGCGGTGTTTATTGCCGGGCATTGTCTGAATGAACCCTGGCTCTTCACGTTTGCCATTGCCGCATGGCTGGGGATTTGTACCTACGTCTCCAATCATTATCAGAACAACGTCTCTTATGCGTTTGCGCTGGCGGGTTACACGGCAGCCATCATCGCGTTCTCCACCGTAGACGTCACCGATCCGACACAAATTTTTGATATCGCACAGGCGCGTGTCGGCGAGGTCATCACCGGTATTTTGTGCGGGGGTTTTATGATGATGGTGTTGCCCAGCACTTCCGACGGCGACGCTCTGCTCACCTCGCTGCGCAAAATGCACACCCAGTTGCTGGAACATGCGCAATTGTTGTGGCGGACAGAAATCTCAGATCAGATCAGAACGTCGCACGAAGGGGTGATCGGCCAGATCCTGACCATGAATCTTCTGCGTATTCAGGCATTCTGGAGCCATTACCGCCTGCGCCGCCAAAATAATGTTGTGAATTATCTGCTGCATCAGCAATTACGCATGACCAGCTACATTTCCAGCCTGCGCCGGATGCTGCTGAACTGGCCTCATCCCCCTGAAAATTTGCAGGAGGTACTGGCTGTTTTGCTTGACGAACTTCGTAAGCCGGATACGGATAAATACAAGCTGTCCCGAATTCTGCTGCATATTCAGCCCCTTGATACGGCTGATTTCCGTCATCAGGCTTTCTGGTTACGTTTACGTGATTTTTGCTGGCTGTATCTTCGCAGTGATCGGTGGTTACAGCGGGTAGAAAATGCCAACGAAGCCGAAGCCGAAACTCTCCGGCCACCGAAAATCAGCCATCTTGCCCAGCACACCGATACCCTCGAAGCCGCATATAACGGGCTGCGGACTTTTTTGTGTATTGTCACCGGTTGCGCCTTCTGGATGACAACGCAGTGGGATTCCGGTGCCGGTGCGGTGGCGCTGACAGCCGTCAGTTGCGTGCTGTATTCCTCCACGGCCTCGCCGATCAGTAGTGTCACGCTGCTAATAAAATCACTGGGATTGCTGTTTGTTGGCTGTTTTTTGCTGAAATTCGGGCTGATGGTACAGATTGACAGCTTCTGGGTGTTCTGCGCCTTCTTCCTGCCGATGTTAGTGACGATGCAGATGATGAAACTACAATACAAACGTTACGCCGGTTTATGGGGGCAGATGATCGTGTTTATAGGATCGTTTTTAGCTGTCACCAATCCACCGGACTTCGATTATCAGTCATTTATGAATGACGGCGTGGCAAAAATTGCCGGTGTCATGCTGGCCGGGATTGCCTTTCAGGTGTTAAGGCCAAGTTCTGATAAACGTAAAAGCCGTCGCATTATCCGCGCCCTGCGTCGTGATTTTATGGATCAGCTCAGCCGTAAACCCGCGCTGAGCCATTTCCAGTTCGAATCCCTGATTTATCACCGGATGAATCAGCTCAATCAAAGTAAAGATCACATCTCACGAACCTGGTTGTTGCGCTGGGGCGTGGTGCTGCTCAATTGCAGCCATATTGTCTGGCAGTTGCGCGAATGGGAAACCCGCTCGGATCCGCTGTCTGCGGTGCGGGACGTGTGTATTCACTGCCTGAAAGGGGTGATGACTGAGCGCGGCGTCAGCCATGAAAACCTTGACGCCACGCTGACTGAGTTAATGCGGATGAGCAATTCCCTGGCTCACCATCCGGAACCTGCGGCACGTGAGCTGGCGGGGGTGATCTGGCGCTTATACTGCTCGCTTTCACAATTGCAGCAGGCCATCTCGACAGAAGATGGCCTGGCGGTCAGCGCCACAAAACCCGCGTGAAGCGGTTAAGGAACATCAAATCCTAATGCGGCTTTACGAATGCGGAACCATTGCTGACGCGTCATTTCCAGAGACAATGATTTCAGCGCCGACTGTACGCGCTCGATTTTACCCGAGCCGATAATCGGCAGCGGCTGAGACGGCAGGCGCATGACCCAGGCGTAGACCACCTGCTCGATGGTGTCTGCGCTCATTTCATTCGCGACAGCCTGAAGTTCCTCACGCAGCGGCTGGAATTGTGCATCGCTGAACAGACGGCCGCCACCCAGACAGGACCATGCCATCGGTTTGATGCGCAGTTGCTGGCAAAGATCCAATGTCCCGTCAAGAATGGCAGGCTGATGGATGGGAGAAATCTCTACCTGATTGGTCACCAGCGAAAACGGCAGACGCGACTGCAACAGGCTGAACTGTGCCGGGGTAAAGTTGGACACGCCGAAATGTTTGACTTTGCCGCTCTTATGCAACTGCGTGAATGCCTCAGCAACTTCATCGGCATCCATCAGCGGATCCGGACGGTGGATCAGCAATAAATCCAGATAGTCAGTACTCAGATTGCGCAATGATTTCTCCGCACGATCTACGATGTACTGCGTATCCGTAATGTAATGGCCGATTTTGTTGTCGGGATCTGCCGTGGTGGCGATGCCGCATTTACTGACAAGTTGCATTTTTTCGCGCAACGAAGGTTTAAGGCGCAACGCCTCACCAAATGCCGCTTCGCACTGATAGCCGCCATAAATATCTGCATGATCGGCTGTCGTAATGCCCATCTCAACGTGCTGTTCCATGAATGCCAGAACCTGTTGCGGCGTCATGTTCCATTCCATCAGCCGC encodes the following:
- the anmK gene encoding anhydro-N-acetylmuramic acid kinase, with the translated sequence MKSGRYIGVMSGTSLDGVDVVLAAIDEHRVAQQASYSHPIPLALKNAILGMCQGQPVTLEQVGTLDTQLGILFGEAVLGLLKSANISPDEVTAIGCHGQTVWHQPKGDTTFSMQLGDNNRIAAMTGITTVGDFRRRDMAWGGQGAPLVPAFHQALLADPAERRMILNIGGIANLSMLLPGQPVRGYDTGPGNMLMDAWIWRHLAQPYDKGAEWANQGRVNLRLLQQMLSDPYFAEPAPKSTGREYFNMGWLEKQLARASDISPSDVQATLAELTAVSIAEQVQLTGGCDRLMVCGGGARNPLLMARLSAMLPGTEVCTTDACGISGDDMEALAFAWLAFRTLSGQPGNLPSVTGASRETLLGAIYPVVSIRP
- a CDS encoding aldo/keto reductase; this encodes MEARTPISPQGPVFSTLICGYWRLMEWNMTPQQVLAFMEQHVEMGITTADHADIYGGYQCEAAFGEALRLKPSLREKMQLVSKCGIATTADPDNKIGHYITDTQYIVDRAEKSLRNLSTDYLDLLLIHRPDPLMDADEVAEAFTQLHKSGKVKHFGVSNFTPAQFSLLQSRLPFSLVTNQVEISPIHQPAILDGTLDLCQQLRIKPMAWSCLGGGRLFSDAQFQPLREELQAVANEMSADTIEQVVYAWVMRLPSQPLPIIGSGKIERVQSALKSLSLEMTRQQWFRIRKAALGFDVP
- the pdxH gene encoding pyridoxamine 5'-phosphate oxidase, giving the protein MSDNKEFDIADSRREYTRGGLRRADLTPEPLPLFEHWLKQACDARLADPTAMVVATVDERGQPFQRIVLLKHYDEKGLVFYTNLGSRKAQQLANNARISLLFPWHMLDRQVIVLGQAERLSTLEVMKYFTSRPKDSQIGAWVSQQSSRISARGVLESKFLELKQKFSNGEVPLPSFWGGFRVKVDSMEFWQGGEHRLHDRFIYQRDEAETETGWKIDRLAP
- a CDS encoding DUF1656 domain-containing protein; amino-acid sequence: MFHSGFPLQDLVLGASLYFPPMFKAFLLGLVFWLLIHRVLRDWIYSGEVWHPTLMDLSLFVISICAALMLMVNL
- a CDS encoding FUSC family protein gives rise to the protein MNLSWLEWKNTPWGKATWGQWRYALRNSIAMILALYIAFEFQMDEPYWALTSAAVVSFPTVGGVISKSIGRIIGSLLGAMGAVFIAGHCLNEPWLFTFAIAAWLGICTYVSNHYQNNVSYAFALAGYTAAIIAFSTVDVTDPTQIFDIAQARVGEVITGILCGGFMMMVLPSTSDGDALLTSLRKMHTQLLEHAQLLWRTEISDQIRTSHEGVIGQILTMNLLRIQAFWSHYRLRRQNNVVNYLLHQQLRMTSYISSLRRMLLNWPHPPENLQEVLAVLLDELRKPDTDKYKLSRILLHIQPLDTADFRHQAFWLRLRDFCWLYLRSDRWLQRVENANEAEAETLRPPKISHLAQHTDTLEAAYNGLRTFLCIVTGCAFWMTTQWDSGAGAVALTAVSCVLYSSTASPISSVTLLIKSLGLLFVGCFLLKFGLMVQIDSFWVFCAFFLPMLVTMQMMKLQYKRYAGLWGQMIVFIGSFLAVTNPPDFDYQSFMNDGVAKIAGVMLAGIAFQVLRPSSDKRKSRRIIRALRRDFMDQLSRKPALSHFQFESLIYHRMNQLNQSKDHISRTWLLRWGVVLLNCSHIVWQLREWETRSDPLSAVRDVCIHCLKGVMTERGVSHENLDATLTELMRMSNSLAHHPEPAARELAGVIWRLYCSLSQLQQAISTEDGLAVSATKPA
- a CDS encoding HlyD family secretion protein → MKFKTLKYFSTVLVFAVAICAGWWMWNYYMQSPWTRDGKVRAEIVNITPEVSGRIIEINIHDNQFVKSGYPLFSLDPVPFKIAVDNADAAVAKAAADLAKANHEAHRRRGLGANIISAESLDEANINAKAMQAAYQAAQASLEQAKWNLSKTTIVAPADGYITNLQTRRGNYATAGTPLVGLVDIHSFYILGYFEETKLKNIREGSMADITLFNGNTPLQGRVESIGRAIYDQSLDTPEDLLMNVKPNVPWVRLAQRVPVRIKLENVPEHAVLVAGTTCTISIRH
- a CDS encoding MliC family protein gives rise to the protein MKKAIIATLAGLTLAGCSQFSHQTESPTEELHYQCGTLPLTVTLDKPAQQVNMVLDGEQLKLKQVEAASGTQYSDGRYTFWSKGNQAFVQRGENVIIDDCVQK
- a CDS encoding glycine zipper 2TM domain-containing protein; this encodes MIKRLLVVALAGVSLAGCVSDNSLSGDVYSASQAKQIQQVTYGTIVSTRAVQIQGGDDANIVGALGGAVLGGFLGNTVGGGTGRSLATAAGAVAGGVAGQGVQSSLNRSNGVELQIRRDDGSTIQVVQKAGATKFSVGQRVSMASSGSTITVSPGA
- the slyA gene encoding transcriptional regulator SlyA gives rise to the protein MESNLGSDLARLVRAWRALIDDRLKPLELTQTHWVTLHNINMLPPEQSQIQLAKAIGIEQPSLVRTLDQLEEKKLITRQTCASDRRAKRIKLTEEAAPIINEMESVIDSTRKEILSGMSSSEIELLGGMLSRLEKNIASLQSKS